Proteins found in one Amycolatopsis aidingensis genomic segment:
- a CDS encoding LysM peptidoglycan-binding domain-containing protein produces the protein MRTLNHLGRVLAALLALATLALAPPVLLWLFRSAFLPDHLPTWPEITGWLTERDTGEVFLGMLVLAGLIAWLQLVIALGVETAALVRGTPAPRLRGIRWAQITAGVLLAVITSTATAGATETPPAAPSSTLVSTTTPPAPGDSTAAPPADPAPADDHPTDPAPSEIHTVRPGESLMSIARDRLGNENRYDEIFDLNCGRPQKTGGTLRDVALIKPGWELLLPPADTPAARTEPAYRVKPGDTLCQIARDTLGDEHRYLEIFELNKGIAQPGGTHLNDPDLIYPDTLLRIPNTPAEQPPEPPPPRRSTEPPDAPPPSTAPELVAPPPAQPPAPQATEPANDAEYETPIPLLAAGVGGLLAAGILAVLGARRMLAHRRRLPGHRLSHLEVPGDLETALRMTEQPATAHTLDASLRTLADHLRRADRELPAVRSAVVGARGITLHPHLPDGVAAQDAPAPFRGGDGTDWTLDPNVELLDPQTLDTTPAPYPTLVSLGHDTNRDLVLVNLEQIGAIVLTGSTDQIEAVLLAMAWDLAAATWADHLVVTLVGIGQTTAAHNPGRLRYTATVDDVLDTFQRRAHEVATSLHEAGTTSIGAARGHDTAEDTWTPEIILSAHPFTAEQQDRLRDLVATDGPATSLAAVITGGEAEDALPGAWHIDVSTPTTWIEQLDREVELQRLTPAQASELVAALAAADNAVQVPAEDYHGVPPEPTHIPEPLDPDDPRAGGPAFRAELDAVLDQPTTSGETDQQHPDVPEIRVLGPVGLHNVDVTQVEAKKLNRLTELAAYLALHPGVTSDELSRQLGTSTQPWSAATRQGYVSRLRTWLGRDHDGQLYLPNVDAHHGGYRLSPAMRCDWHHFQHLAHRGLRHDPADGLADLQQALNLVRGMPFSNIPHRRYAWSSWLQREMIDAIVDVAHTVADTCQKADNLPAARRALARGLQAEPVSELLHRDLLRVEYRAGNLAGVKETADRLDELATALDIELDEETSELVHKLLQPRYRASIDQRV, from the coding sequence ATGCGCACCCTCAACCACCTCGGACGGGTACTGGCAGCACTGCTCGCCCTCGCCACGCTCGCCCTCGCCCCACCCGTGCTGCTGTGGCTGTTCCGGTCGGCGTTCCTGCCCGACCACCTGCCCACCTGGCCCGAGATCACCGGCTGGCTCACCGAGCGGGACACCGGCGAGGTCTTCCTCGGCATGCTGGTCCTGGCCGGGCTGATCGCCTGGCTGCAACTGGTGATCGCCCTCGGCGTGGAGACCGCCGCGCTGGTCCGCGGTACACCGGCCCCCCGCCTGCGCGGCATCCGCTGGGCCCAGATCACCGCCGGAGTCCTGCTCGCGGTGATCACCAGCACCGCCACCGCCGGCGCCACCGAAACCCCACCGGCCGCACCATCCAGCACCCTCGTATCGACCACCACACCACCGGCGCCCGGCGACAGCACGGCCGCACCACCCGCCGATCCCGCCCCGGCTGACGACCACCCCACCGACCCCGCACCGAGCGAGATCCACACGGTGCGGCCCGGTGAGAGCCTGATGAGTATCGCCAGGGACCGCCTCGGCAACGAGAACCGCTACGACGAGATCTTCGACCTCAACTGCGGCAGACCCCAGAAGACCGGCGGCACACTCCGCGACGTCGCCCTGATCAAACCCGGCTGGGAACTCCTCCTACCCCCAGCCGACACTCCGGCCGCGCGCACCGAACCGGCATACCGGGTCAAACCAGGGGACACCCTCTGCCAGATCGCGCGGGACACCCTCGGCGACGAGCACCGCTACCTGGAGATCTTCGAGCTGAACAAGGGCATAGCCCAGCCCGGCGGCACGCACCTGAATGACCCCGACCTGATCTACCCCGACACCCTCCTGCGCATCCCCAACACACCCGCCGAGCAGCCACCGGAACCCCCGCCACCCCGCCGCTCCACGGAACCACCGGATGCCCCACCACCCTCAACCGCCCCCGAACTCGTCGCACCGCCCCCAGCCCAACCGCCCGCACCCCAGGCAACCGAGCCAGCCAACGACGCCGAATACGAAACGCCCATCCCGCTCCTCGCGGCGGGCGTGGGCGGGCTCCTCGCTGCCGGAATCCTGGCCGTCCTCGGCGCCAGGCGGATGCTGGCCCACCGGCGCCGCCTCCCCGGCCACCGCCTCAGCCACCTCGAGGTCCCCGGTGACCTGGAAACCGCGCTCCGCATGACGGAGCAACCCGCCACCGCGCACACCCTCGACGCCTCCCTGCGCACCCTGGCCGACCACCTCCGCCGAGCCGACCGGGAACTACCCGCCGTGCGCTCGGCCGTCGTCGGAGCACGCGGCATCACCCTGCACCCCCACCTCCCCGACGGCGTGGCAGCTCAAGACGCACCGGCACCCTTCCGTGGCGGAGACGGCACGGACTGGACCTTGGACCCGAACGTCGAGCTGCTCGACCCGCAGACGCTGGACACGACCCCGGCCCCATACCCGACGTTGGTGTCCCTCGGCCACGACACCAATCGCGACCTCGTCCTGGTCAACCTGGAACAGATCGGCGCCATCGTCCTTACCGGTAGCACCGACCAGATCGAAGCGGTCCTGCTCGCGATGGCCTGGGACCTGGCTGCGGCCACCTGGGCCGACCACCTGGTCGTCACCCTCGTCGGGATAGGCCAGACCACCGCGGCGCACAACCCCGGTCGGTTGCGCTACACGGCGACCGTGGACGACGTCCTCGACACCTTCCAGCGCCGGGCCCACGAGGTCGCCACCAGCCTGCACGAGGCAGGGACCACCTCGATCGGCGCCGCACGTGGACACGACACCGCCGAGGACACCTGGACACCGGAGATCATCCTCTCCGCCCACCCGTTCACCGCCGAGCAACAGGACCGCCTGCGCGACCTGGTCGCCACCGACGGGCCGGCCACCAGCCTCGCCGCCGTGATCACCGGGGGAGAAGCCGAGGACGCGTTGCCCGGCGCCTGGCACATCGACGTCAGCACCCCCACTACCTGGATCGAACAGCTCGACCGCGAAGTCGAACTGCAACGCCTCACCCCTGCCCAGGCCAGCGAGCTCGTCGCCGCGCTGGCCGCCGCGGACAACGCAGTCCAGGTACCCGCCGAGGACTACCACGGCGTCCCACCCGAACCCACCCACATCCCCGAACCGCTCGACCCCGACGACCCGCGGGCCGGTGGTCCAGCCTTCCGCGCCGAGCTCGACGCCGTCCTCGATCAGCCCACCACCAGCGGCGAGACCGACCAGCAGCACCCGGACGTCCCCGAGATCCGGGTGCTCGGCCCGGTCGGGCTGCACAACGTCGACGTCACCCAGGTGGAGGCCAAGAAGCTCAACCGCCTCACCGAACTCGCCGCCTACCTGGCACTGCATCCCGGCGTGACCTCCGACGAACTCTCCCGGCAACTGGGCACGAGCACTCAACCCTGGTCGGCGGCCACCCGGCAGGGCTACGTATCCCGCCTGCGCACCTGGCTCGGCCGCGACCACGACGGCCAGCTCTACCTCCCCAACGTCGACGCACACCACGGCGGCTACCGCCTCTCACCCGCCATGCGATGCGACTGGCACCACTTCCAACACCTCGCCCACCGCGGCCTCCGCCACGACCCGGCCGACGGCCTCGCCGACCTGCAGCAGGCGCTGAACTTGGTCCGCGGCATGCCCTTCTCCAACATCCCCCACCGCCGCTACGCATGGAGCAGCTGGCTGCAACGCGAGATGATCGACGCCATCGTCGACGTCGCCCACACCGTGGCCGACACCTGCCAAAAAGCCGACAACCTCCCCGCCGCCCGCCGCGCACTCGCCCGAGGACTACAAGCCGAACCAGTCAGCGAACTCCTCCACCGCGACCTCCTCCGCGTCGAGTACCGGGCAGGCAACCTGGCCGGCGTCAAGGAGACCGCCGACAGACTCGACGAACTCGCCACAGCCCTGGACATCGAACTCGACGAGGAAACCTCCGAACTCGTCCACAAACTCCTCCAACCGCGCTACCGCGCTTCCATCGACCAGCGCGTTTGA
- a CDS encoding ATP-binding protein has translation MSEGAGVRNEAGDGVAGSVVQAGSIQHVSFTGTAHGGAAPPPRQLPLAIRDFTGRAEHVAALDALVPGDEVGAGAVVVSAVDGAAGMGKTTLAVHWAHRVQDRFPGGTLYVNLRGYGPGDPATPGEVLEGFLRALGLPGERVPVGVEAQAGLFRSLLAGRRVLVVLDNANGAGQVRPLLPGSPGCLVVVTSRDSLTGLVVTEGAARLTLDLLTEPEAVALVGGIVGAERAAAEPGAVRELVRCCGRLPLAVRIAAGYAAAPHTTVGEVVAELADERSRLEMLSRGGDERAAVESVFDWSYQRLDSTQALVFRRVGLHPGPEFCLEAVAAATGLDLPVVRRVLGVLVEAHLVEPVGRGRYRLHDLLRAYAAHRATLDDPSGQCEAVRERVWQWYAHHAKTAHQVLRPAHRDWYPALRLDTATHPELDLGDPAQASAWLEWEQDNLVAAVRDADRHGHLPLTLLLTTTVWPVLYRVGRWEDRIDLTRRAVAAARRGGDRTAETHALLDLGEIQGAVGRWQDARETLLAGLALARDLHHPELQACALNDLGWVCLDQGHYTQAREYFLEALPLAPGAQHGRLEAVVEGNLSAACAGLGDYHQALHHAERSLPLRRQAHDRQGEAWALHQIARARRGLGDHPEAIALCEQALHIEDHHRSPDITAATLDTLGTCLRDTGHRERALRCWREALDLYHQLGHHRADDLHDRLYALEATDPGLPRTQ, from the coding sequence GTGTCGGAGGGGGCGGGCGTTCGTAACGAGGCCGGTGACGGGGTGGCTGGTTCGGTGGTGCAGGCCGGGTCGATCCAGCATGTGTCGTTCACCGGGACAGCTCATGGTGGGGCTGCGCCGCCGCCGCGGCAGTTGCCGTTGGCGATCCGGGATTTCACCGGTCGTGCCGAGCATGTGGCCGCGTTGGATGCGCTGGTGCCTGGCGATGAGGTGGGTGCGGGTGCGGTGGTGGTGTCGGCGGTGGATGGTGCGGCGGGGATGGGGAAGACCACGCTGGCGGTGCACTGGGCGCATCGGGTGCAGGATCGGTTTCCCGGCGGCACGTTGTATGTGAATCTGCGCGGCTACGGGCCGGGTGATCCCGCTACGCCGGGTGAGGTGCTGGAGGGGTTCCTGCGTGCGCTCGGGCTGCCGGGTGAGCGGGTCCCGGTGGGGGTGGAGGCGCAGGCGGGGTTGTTCCGGTCGCTGCTGGCCGGGCGGCGTGTGTTGGTCGTGTTGGATAACGCGAACGGTGCGGGGCAGGTGCGGCCGTTGCTGCCTGGCAGTCCGGGGTGTTTGGTGGTGGTGACCAGCCGGGACAGTTTGACCGGGTTGGTGGTGACCGAGGGCGCGGCCCGGTTGACCCTGGATCTGCTGACCGAGCCGGAGGCGGTCGCGTTGGTGGGCGGGATCGTGGGGGCGGAGCGGGCGGCGGCCGAGCCGGGCGCGGTGCGGGAATTGGTGCGGTGTTGCGGGCGGTTGCCGTTGGCGGTGCGGATCGCGGCCGGGTACGCCGCCGCCCCGCACACCACGGTGGGTGAGGTGGTGGCGGAGCTGGCGGATGAGCGGTCTCGGCTGGAGATGTTGAGCCGGGGCGGGGACGAGCGGGCGGCGGTGGAGTCGGTGTTCGACTGGTCCTACCAGCGCCTGGACAGCACGCAGGCGTTGGTGTTCCGGCGGGTGGGGTTGCATCCGGGGCCGGAGTTCTGCCTCGAAGCCGTCGCCGCGGCCACCGGCCTGGACCTTCCTGTGGTGCGGCGGGTGCTGGGGGTGCTGGTCGAGGCGCATCTGGTGGAGCCGGTGGGGCGGGGCCGGTACCGGTTGCACGACCTGTTGCGTGCTTACGCCGCCCACCGCGCCACCCTCGACGACCCGTCCGGCCAGTGCGAGGCCGTCCGGGAGCGGGTGTGGCAGTGGTACGCCCACCACGCCAAAACCGCCCACCAGGTCCTGCGCCCCGCGCACCGCGACTGGTATCCCGCGCTGCGCCTGGACACCGCCACCCACCCGGAACTGGACCTCGGCGACCCCGCACAAGCATCGGCGTGGCTGGAATGGGAGCAGGACAACCTGGTGGCGGCGGTCCGCGACGCCGACCGGCACGGCCACCTCCCCCTCACCCTCCTGCTCACCACCACCGTGTGGCCGGTCCTGTATCGGGTGGGGCGGTGGGAGGACCGGATCGACCTCACGCGACGGGCGGTGGCCGCGGCCCGCCGCGGCGGGGACCGCACTGCCGAAACCCACGCCCTGCTGGACCTGGGCGAGATACAGGGGGCCGTTGGGCGGTGGCAGGACGCGCGCGAGACCCTCCTGGCAGGGCTGGCGCTGGCCCGCGACCTCCACCACCCAGAACTACAGGCCTGTGCGCTCAACGACCTCGGATGGGTGTGCCTGGATCAAGGGCACTACACCCAGGCGCGGGAGTACTTCCTGGAGGCGTTACCCCTGGCACCCGGTGCCCAGCACGGACGCCTGGAGGCAGTGGTTGAGGGCAACCTCAGCGCTGCGTGCGCGGGGCTGGGGGACTACCACCAAGCCCTGCACCACGCCGAACGCAGCCTCCCCCTGCGCCGCCAGGCCCACGACCGGCAAGGCGAAGCCTGGGCGCTGCACCAGATCGCTCGCGCCCGGCGCGGCCTGGGCGACCACCCCGAGGCGATCGCGCTGTGCGAGCAAGCCCTCCACATCGAAGACCACCACCGCAGCCCGGACATCACCGCAGCGACCCTGGACACCCTCGGCACCTGCCTGCGCGACACAGGCCACCGCGAGCGGGCCTTGCGCTGCTGGCGCGAGGCCCTGGACCTCTACCACCAACTCGGCCACCACCGCGCCGACGACCTCCATGACCGCCTGTACGCACTCGAAGCCACCGACCCCGGACTGCCGCGAACGCAGTAA
- a CDS encoding type II secretion system F family protein, translated as MTTLGLLILLALGTATGITLVIAALVPGRPRLADVLEDREQATTPPPRHPAFARLTRLLEHTNIAAPEDDLDLVGQSRESFLLQRAGLALGGALWVPLLSVILSVGGVAPPAFLTVLAALAAALAGWLLPPSLLRHKVRRARTAFGGALASYCDLVALGRLGDRGPVEALRYPATLGSGWAFRRIRQALDEAVLRGDMPWDGLQRLAASMGVSQLKDLGQILTSAGQGGASIVDTLRAKAAAIRQQQLADRKATSSIRSDRMDIPIALMGIAFIVFLAFPGMYHLLAG; from the coding sequence ATGACCACGCTCGGGCTGCTCATCCTCCTCGCGCTCGGCACCGCGACCGGCATCACGCTCGTGATCGCGGCCCTCGTCCCCGGCAGGCCCCGCCTGGCCGACGTCCTCGAGGACCGGGAACAGGCGACCACGCCGCCCCCGCGGCACCCGGCGTTCGCGCGCCTGACGCGGCTGCTGGAGCACACGAACATCGCCGCACCCGAAGACGACCTCGACCTCGTCGGGCAGTCCCGGGAGTCGTTCCTGCTGCAGCGCGCCGGACTCGCCTTGGGCGGGGCCCTGTGGGTGCCGCTGCTGAGCGTGATCCTCTCCGTCGGCGGTGTGGCGCCACCGGCGTTCCTGACCGTGCTCGCCGCGCTGGCCGCCGCGCTGGCCGGGTGGCTGCTGCCCCCGTCGCTGCTGCGGCACAAGGTCCGGCGCGCCCGCACCGCCTTCGGGGGCGCGCTCGCCAGCTACTGCGACCTGGTCGCCCTGGGGCGGCTCGGCGACCGCGGCCCGGTCGAGGCGCTGCGCTACCCTGCGACCCTGGGATCAGGATGGGCGTTCCGCCGCATCCGGCAAGCCCTGGACGAGGCCGTGCTGCGCGGCGACATGCCCTGGGACGGCCTGCAACGGCTCGCCGCGTCGATGGGCGTGTCCCAGCTGAAGGACCTGGGCCAGATCCTCACCAGCGCCGGGCAGGGCGGGGCGAGCATCGTGGACACGCTGCGGGCCAAGGCCGCGGCGATCCGGCAGCAACAGCTGGCCGACCGGAAGGCCACCTCGTCCATCCGCTCGGACCGGATGGACATCCCCATCGCGCTGATGGGCATCGCCTTCATCGTGTTCCTCGCGTTTCCCGGCATGTACCACCTGCTCGCCGGATAG
- a CDS encoding NACHT domain-containing protein: MDAIDNVCRSAAALGRAAELGSSPIDALALAARNGPAVLVVDQLDAVSTYSGRIPDSYEAVDEMVAQAGTHKEMKIVLVVRSADLSADPRMRSLLAEEGKVEQLEVGHLDVAAVRAALADFGVEPNSLTPDTLDLLRVPLHLAVFFRLEPESRELPYRTLPDLYQQFTHEIRGLVEDDLGSAGWHGAIAPLVTYMSEHETLHAPSALLERLPRRARPALVSAGVVRDDGDTVQFFHETYFDFSFAREFVAQGLDLHDFVLHSGQQLFRRAQVRQVLEHLIGVDRRRFRTDAVRLLTSDAIRTNLLDVVIGVLRSLPASADDWLAIETLAFGGSRRSGPLLALLTMPAWFDAADSAGRWEPLLADSATATPTANVLITAARERGERVAELVQPFIGSSDEWTHRLRSMVEWSLSPGLVDLTVDLLHLGLLDGARGPIAVNSNFWSIVAGLKDVDAAGAARVVGAYLHRARDRAQADGVANPFPEYIDSSGGAGGGTTIIEIATAAPRQYLEHVLPFIIAVLDDTTADDGEGLRTGGPWAYRFYGAHEVDDAVLNGVDIALRATAHELWIGPRTVLEELCSSEYEVARFLACRTYAVIADQAADEAIDWLGSDDRNLTLGWQDSSAWASRQLVEAAAPHCGDGQLDALCIRLLEYYPTWERKADKGRALGYSQYVLMSALPTAGCPPMPDAGSANLNANSPAPPSGRPSRSKPTSLARQCPKRRAST; the protein is encoded by the coding sequence ATGGACGCGATCGACAATGTCTGCCGAAGCGCCGCGGCGCTGGGCAGGGCGGCCGAGTTGGGGTCGTCCCCGATTGACGCCCTGGCTTTAGCTGCACGCAATGGGCCGGCGGTTCTTGTCGTAGACCAACTCGATGCAGTGAGTACCTACAGCGGCCGCATACCCGACAGCTACGAGGCTGTCGATGAGATGGTCGCGCAGGCGGGCACGCACAAGGAGATGAAGATCGTCCTTGTGGTGCGCTCTGCCGATCTTTCGGCCGACCCGCGGATGAGGTCCCTGCTCGCCGAGGAAGGCAAGGTCGAGCAGCTCGAAGTCGGTCACCTCGACGTCGCGGCTGTGCGTGCTGCTCTCGCTGATTTCGGAGTCGAGCCGAACTCGCTGACGCCGGATACGCTCGACTTGTTGCGCGTCCCCCTGCACTTGGCCGTGTTCTTTCGCCTGGAACCAGAGTCACGTGAGCTGCCGTATCGGACGCTCCCGGACCTGTACCAACAGTTCACACACGAGATCCGTGGGCTGGTTGAGGACGACCTAGGATCCGCCGGCTGGCACGGGGCGATCGCGCCCCTCGTTACATACATGAGCGAACACGAGACCTTGCATGCACCATCCGCACTTCTTGAGCGACTTCCTAGACGTGCACGCCCGGCGCTGGTTTCGGCGGGGGTCGTCCGCGATGACGGCGACACCGTTCAGTTCTTCCACGAAACATACTTTGACTTCTCGTTCGCTAGAGAGTTCGTCGCGCAGGGTTTGGATCTACACGACTTCGTGTTGCACTCCGGCCAGCAACTGTTTCGGCGAGCTCAGGTACGGCAGGTCCTCGAACACCTCATCGGAGTAGATCGACGACGGTTCCGGACTGACGCGGTACGGCTCTTGACCAGCGACGCAATTCGCACGAACCTTCTTGACGTCGTGATTGGGGTGCTCAGGTCTCTGCCGGCATCGGCGGACGACTGGCTGGCGATCGAAACACTCGCGTTCGGAGGATCCCGCCGCAGTGGGCCGCTACTCGCCCTGCTGACGATGCCAGCTTGGTTCGACGCTGCTGATTCGGCCGGTCGCTGGGAGCCACTGCTTGCAGACAGCGCGACGGCTACGCCGACGGCCAACGTGCTGATCACGGCAGCCAGGGAACGCGGGGAACGAGTTGCTGAACTGGTCCAGCCGTTCATCGGCAGCTCCGACGAGTGGACGCATCGACTGCGGTCCATGGTCGAATGGTCCCTGTCACCAGGCCTGGTCGACCTAACCGTCGACCTACTCCATCTCGGCTTGCTCGACGGAGCTCGCGGGCCGATCGCGGTCAACAGCAACTTCTGGTCGATCGTTGCCGGCCTGAAGGACGTGGACGCCGCAGGAGCAGCGCGGGTGGTGGGTGCCTACCTCCACCGAGCCAGAGACCGAGCGCAGGCCGACGGCGTCGCCAACCCGTTTCCGGAGTACATAGACTCGTCAGGAGGCGCGGGCGGTGGAACGACGATCATCGAGATCGCGACGGCGGCGCCCCGGCAGTACCTGGAGCACGTACTCCCCTTTATAATCGCGGTGTTGGATGATACCACTGCGGACGACGGCGAGGGGCTGAGGACCGGTGGCCCGTGGGCGTACCGGTTCTACGGGGCGCATGAAGTCGACGACGCAGTCCTAAACGGCGTCGATATCGCCCTGCGCGCGACCGCGCACGAACTCTGGATCGGGCCGAGAACCGTCCTCGAAGAACTGTGCAGCAGCGAGTACGAAGTCGCGCGATTCCTCGCATGCCGTACCTACGCTGTCATCGCCGACCAAGCAGCAGACGAAGCCATCGACTGGCTGGGGTCAGACGACCGAAACCTGACGCTGGGATGGCAGGACAGCAGTGCGTGGGCATCACGGCAACTTGTCGAGGCTGCCGCACCGCATTGCGGCGACGGGCAACTCGATGCTCTGTGCATCAGATTACTTGAGTACTATCCGACTTGGGAGAGGAAGGCCGATAAGGGCAGAGCCCTGGGGTACAGCCAGTACGTACTCATGTCGGCGTTGCCCACAGCCGGCTGTCCGCCAATGCCAGACGCAGGCTCGGCGAACTTGAACGCAAATTCTCCCGCGCCGCCATCCGGCCGCCCGAGCCGCTCGAAGCCCACTTCGTTGGCTCGCCAGTGCCCGAAGAGGCGGGCGAGCACATGA